A single genomic interval of Megalobrama amblycephala isolate DHTTF-2021 linkage group LG17, ASM1881202v1, whole genome shotgun sequence harbors:
- the LOC125251195 gene encoding prolyl 4-hydroxylase subunit alpha-2-like isoform X2, with protein sequence MGLIMAIKELTVFMVCFWIVCADAGHEFFSSTDQIAQLYGKTKELLKVFSQCNDAENVETIKSVLPNLLFSYSDSENPEEAMRNPVVAYRLLRQMRNDLIYIVNQPNLYQCKKYQNESDANLPDIPQLEDVDGAASGLIRLQEIYKLHPEDITKETSLNADEAYNVGLVAYDEEKFQHAFLWFLYSLDRLTEYSTTTEEELLRYLSSSVYHFGSLSVAIYFSQELLNLDPSNDEARAQLNRLLHLQSNPDIFTLNTESSNYETLCRGEVDERISERQRALSCRYSTGGGNPRLMYAPVKEEMEWDEPCIIRYHDILSDREIEFLKNISRPQLSRSEVYESGISKQRISQSVFLGDSPEVDRISQKIADATGLSMETAELLLETVNDRIATFLIYMNDVEIGGATVFPKVGVAVQPKKGSAVFWYNLLRNGEVNWNTEHAGCPVLVGNKWVANKWIHELGQEFRRPCSLSDWE encoded by the exons ATGGGTCTGATAATGGCCATAAAGGAATTGACAGTGTTTATGGTGTGTTTTTGGATTGTCTGTGCTGATGCTGGGCATGAATTCTTTTCATCAACAG ATCAAATTGCACAGCTATATGGGAAGACGAAAGAGCTTCTGAAGGTCTTCAGTCAGTGCAATGATGCTGAGAATGTAGAGACAATAAAGAG TGTTCTTCCGAATCTTCTGTTTTCATACTCTGACTCTGAGAACCCTGAGGAAGCCATGAGAAACCCTGTGGTCGCTTACAGACTCCTCAGACAAATGAGAAATGATTTGATATATATTGTAAATCAGCCGAATCTTTATCAGTGTAAAAAGTATCAGAATGAGTCGGATGCAAATCTCCCAGATATCCCACAGCTGGAGGACGTGGATGGTGCAGCTTCAGGACTGATCAGACTGCAAGAGATCTACAAACTCCACCCAGAAGACATCACAAAGG AAACGTCTCTAAATGCAGATGAAGCCTACAATGTAGGGTTGGTCGCTTATGATGAGGAAAAATTCCAGCATGCCTTTCTGTGGTTTCTGTACAGTCTGGACAGATTAACAGAATACTCGACCACTACTGAGGAAGAGTTGCTCCGTTACCTTAGTTCCTCAGTCTATCATTTTGGCAGCCTGTCTGTGGCAATCTACTTCAGCCAAGAGCTTCTAAATCTGG ATCCAAGTAATGATGAAGCCAGAGCTCAGCTGAACAGACTCCTTCACTTACAGAGCAACCCTGACATATTCACACTGAACACAGAGTCAAGTAACTATGAGACACTGTGCAGAGGAGAGGTTGACGAGAGA ATCTCTGAGAGGCAGAGGGCGCTGTCCTGTAGGTACAGCACAGGTGGAGGAAACCCCAGACTGATGTACGCACCAGTGAAAGAGGAAATGGAGTGGGACGAGCCTTGCATCATCAGATATCATGACATTTTatcagacagagagatagaatTCCTGAAGAATATCTCCAGACCTCAA CTTTCTAGATCGGAGGTGTATGAGTCTGGAATCTCAAAACAACGTATTTCTCAAag tgtttttctaGGCGATAGCCCTGAGGTAGATCGCATCAGTCAGAAGATTGCAGATGCTACGGGACTCTCCATGGAAACCGCCGAACTACTGCTT GAGACAGTGAATGACAGGATTGCTACATTCCTAATTTAT ATGAATGATGTGGAGATAGGGGGCGCCACTGTATTCCCTAAAGTTGGAGTTGCAGTGCAGCCAAAAAAG GGTTCAGCCGTGTTTTGGTACAATCTCCTCAGAAATGGTGAAGTGAATTGGAATACGGAGCATGCTGGATGCCCTGTGTTAGTGGGTAACAAATGGG tggcTAACAAATGGATCCATGAGCTTGGACAGGAATTCAGGAGGCCCTGTTCTTTGTCAGACTGGGAGTGA
- the LOC125251195 gene encoding prolyl 4-hydroxylase subunit alpha-1-like isoform X1: MGLIMAIKELTVFMVCFWIVCADAGHEFFSSTDQIAQLYGKTKELLKVFSQCNDAENVETIKSVLPNLLFSYSDSENPEEAMRNPVVAYRLLRQMRNDLIYIVNQPNLYQCKKYQNESDANLPDIPQLEDVDGAASGLIRLQEIYKLHPEDITKETSLNADEAYNVGLVAYDEEKFQHAFLWFLYSLDRLTEYSTTTEEELLRYLSSSVYHFGSLSVAIYFSQELLNLDPSNDEARAQLNRLLHLQSNPDIFTLNTESSNYETLCRGEVDERISERQRALSCRYSTGGGNPRLMYAPVKEEMEWDEPCIIRYHDILSDREIEFLKNISRPQLSRSEVYESGISKQRISQSVFLGDSPEVDRISQKIADATGLSMETAELLLVQNYGIGGRYDPHVDAFNETVNDRIATFLIYMNDVEIGGATVFPKVGVAVQPKKGSAVFWYNLLRNGEVNWNTEHAGCPVLVGNKWVANKWIHELGQEFRRPCSLSDWE, from the exons ATGGGTCTGATAATGGCCATAAAGGAATTGACAGTGTTTATGGTGTGTTTTTGGATTGTCTGTGCTGATGCTGGGCATGAATTCTTTTCATCAACAG ATCAAATTGCACAGCTATATGGGAAGACGAAAGAGCTTCTGAAGGTCTTCAGTCAGTGCAATGATGCTGAGAATGTAGAGACAATAAAGAG TGTTCTTCCGAATCTTCTGTTTTCATACTCTGACTCTGAGAACCCTGAGGAAGCCATGAGAAACCCTGTGGTCGCTTACAGACTCCTCAGACAAATGAGAAATGATTTGATATATATTGTAAATCAGCCGAATCTTTATCAGTGTAAAAAGTATCAGAATGAGTCGGATGCAAATCTCCCAGATATCCCACAGCTGGAGGACGTGGATGGTGCAGCTTCAGGACTGATCAGACTGCAAGAGATCTACAAACTCCACCCAGAAGACATCACAAAGG AAACGTCTCTAAATGCAGATGAAGCCTACAATGTAGGGTTGGTCGCTTATGATGAGGAAAAATTCCAGCATGCCTTTCTGTGGTTTCTGTACAGTCTGGACAGATTAACAGAATACTCGACCACTACTGAGGAAGAGTTGCTCCGTTACCTTAGTTCCTCAGTCTATCATTTTGGCAGCCTGTCTGTGGCAATCTACTTCAGCCAAGAGCTTCTAAATCTGG ATCCAAGTAATGATGAAGCCAGAGCTCAGCTGAACAGACTCCTTCACTTACAGAGCAACCCTGACATATTCACACTGAACACAGAGTCAAGTAACTATGAGACACTGTGCAGAGGAGAGGTTGACGAGAGA ATCTCTGAGAGGCAGAGGGCGCTGTCCTGTAGGTACAGCACAGGTGGAGGAAACCCCAGACTGATGTACGCACCAGTGAAAGAGGAAATGGAGTGGGACGAGCCTTGCATCATCAGATATCATGACATTTTatcagacagagagatagaatTCCTGAAGAATATCTCCAGACCTCAA CTTTCTAGATCGGAGGTGTATGAGTCTGGAATCTCAAAACAACGTATTTCTCAAag tgtttttctaGGCGATAGCCCTGAGGTAGATCGCATCAGTCAGAAGATTGCAGATGCTACGGGACTCTCCATGGAAACCGCCGAACTACTGCTT GTTCAGAATTATGGGATTGGTGGCAGATATGATCCGCATGTTGATGCATTCAAT GAGACAGTGAATGACAGGATTGCTACATTCCTAATTTAT ATGAATGATGTGGAGATAGGGGGCGCCACTGTATTCCCTAAAGTTGGAGTTGCAGTGCAGCCAAAAAAG GGTTCAGCCGTGTTTTGGTACAATCTCCTCAGAAATGGTGAAGTGAATTGGAATACGGAGCATGCTGGATGCCCTGTGTTAGTGGGTAACAAATGGG tggcTAACAAATGGATCCATGAGCTTGGACAGGAATTCAGGAGGCCCTGTTCTTTGTCAGACTGGGAGTGA
- the LOC125251196 gene encoding prolyl 4-hydroxylase subunit alpha-1-like isoform X3 has product MTELDQIAQLYGKTKELLKVFSQCNDAENVETIKSVLPNLLFSYSDTENPEEAMRNPVAAYRLLRQMRNDLIYIVNQPDLYQCKKYQNESDTKLLEIPQLEDLDGAASGLIRLQEIYKLHPEDITKETSLNADEAYNVGLVAYDEEKFQHAFLWFLYSLDRLTEYATTTEEELLRYLSSSVYHFGSLSVAIYFSQELLNLDPSNDEARAQLNRLLHLQSNPDIFTLNTESSNYETLCRGEVDERISERQRALSCRYSTGGGNPRLMYAPVKEEVEWDEPQIIRYHDIISDREIEFLKNISRPQLSRSEIYVSGNNKLSKLRVSQSVFLGESPEEARVSQKIADATGLSMESAETLLVQNYGIGGAFEQHIDALETVNDRIATCLIYMNDVEIGGATVFPKFGVAVQPKKGSAVFWYNLLRNGEVNWNTEHAGCPVLVGNKWVANKWIHEIGQEFRRPCSLSDWE; this is encoded by the exons atgacagaacttg ATCAAATTGCACAGCTATATGGGAAGACGAAAGAGCTTCTGAAGGTCTTCAGTCAGTGCAATGATGCTGAGAATGTAGAGACAATAAAGAG TGTTCTTCCAAATCTTCTGTTTTCATACTCTGACACTGAGAACCCTGAGGAAGCCATGAGAAACCCTGTGGCCGCTTACAGACTCCTCAGACAAATGAGAAATGATTTGATATATATTGTAAATCAGCCGGATCTTTATCAGTGTAAAAAGTATCAGAATGAGTCGGACACAAAACTCCTAGAGATCCCACAGCTGGAGGACTTGGATGGTGCAGCTTCAGGACTGATCAGACTGCAAGAGATCTACAAACTCCACCCAGAAGACATCACAAAGG AAACGTCTCTAAATGCAGATGAAGCCTACAATGTAGGGTTGGTCGCTTACGATGAGGAAAAATTCCAGCATGCCTTTCTGTGGTTTCTGTACAGTCTGGACAGATTAACAGAATACGCGACCACTACTGAGGAAGAGTTGCTCCGTTACCTTAGTTCCTCAGTCTATCATTTTGGCAGCCTGTCTGTGGCAATCTACTTCAGCCAAGAGCTTCTAAATCTGG ATCCAAGTAATGATGAAGCCAGAGCTCAGCTGAACAGACTCCTTCACTTACAGAGCAACCCTGACATATTCACACTGAACACAGAGTCAAGTAACTATGAGACACTGTGCAGAGGAGAGGTTGACGAGAGA ATCTCTGAGAGGCAGAGGGCGCTGTCCTGTAGGTACAGCACAGGTGGAGGAAACCCCAGACTGATGTACGCACCAGTGAAAGAGGAAGTGGAGTGGGACGAGCCTCAAATCATCAGATACCATGACATTATatcagacagagagatagaatTCCTGAAGAATATCTCCAGACCTCAA CTTTCTAGGTCCGAGATTTATGTGTCTGGAAACAACAAACTCTCAAAACTGCGTGTTTCTCAAag tgtttttctaGGCGAAAGCCCTGAGGAAGCTCGTGTCAGTCAGAAGATTGCAGATGCTACAGGACTCTCCATGGAATCGGCTGAAACACTGCTT GTTCAGAATTATGGGATTGGTGGTGCATTTGAACAGCATATTGATGCATTG GAGACCGTGAATGACAGGATTGCTACATGCCTAATTTAT ATGAATGATGTGGAGATAGGGGGCGCCACTGTATTCCCAAAATTTGGTGTTGCAGTGCAGCCGAAAAAG GGTTCAGCCGTGTTTTGGTACAATCTCCTCAGAAATGGTGAAGTGAATTGGAATACGGAGCATGCTGGATGCCCTGTGTTAGTGGGCAACAAATGGG tGGCTAACAAATGGATCCATGAGATTGGACAGGAATTCAGGAGGCCCTGTTCTTTGTCAGACTGGGAGTGA
- the LOC125251196 gene encoding prolyl 4-hydroxylase subunit alpha-2-like isoform X1 yields the protein MAIKELTVFMLCFWIAYAGHEFFSSTDQIAQLYGKTKELLKVFSQCNDAENVETIKSVLPNLLFSYSDTENPEEAMRNPVAAYRLLRQMRNDLIYIVNQPDLYQCKKYQNESDTKLLEIPQLEDLDGAASGLIRLQEIYKLHPEDITKETSLNADEAYNVGLVAYDEEKFQHAFLWFLYSLDRLTEYATTTEEELLRYLSSSVYHFGSLSVAIYFSQELLNLDPSNDEARAQLNRLLHLQSNPDIFTLNTESSNYETLCRGEVDERISERQRALSCRYSTGGGNPRLMYAPVKEEVEWDEPQIIRYHDIISDREIEFLKNISRPQLSRSEIYVSGNNKLSKLRVSQSVFLGESPEEARVSQKIADATGLSMESAETLLVQNYGIGGAFEQHIDALETVNDRIATCLIYMNDVEIGGATVFPKFGVAVQPKKGSAVFWYNLLRNGEVNWNTEHAGCPVLVGNKWVANKWIHEIGQEFRRPCSLSDWE from the exons ATGGCCATAAAGGAACTGACAgtgtttatgttgtgtttttggatTGCCTATGCTGGACATGAATTCTTCTCATCAACAG ATCAAATTGCACAGCTATATGGGAAGACGAAAGAGCTTCTGAAGGTCTTCAGTCAGTGCAATGATGCTGAGAATGTAGAGACAATAAAGAG TGTTCTTCCAAATCTTCTGTTTTCATACTCTGACACTGAGAACCCTGAGGAAGCCATGAGAAACCCTGTGGCCGCTTACAGACTCCTCAGACAAATGAGAAATGATTTGATATATATTGTAAATCAGCCGGATCTTTATCAGTGTAAAAAGTATCAGAATGAGTCGGACACAAAACTCCTAGAGATCCCACAGCTGGAGGACTTGGATGGTGCAGCTTCAGGACTGATCAGACTGCAAGAGATCTACAAACTCCACCCAGAAGACATCACAAAGG AAACGTCTCTAAATGCAGATGAAGCCTACAATGTAGGGTTGGTCGCTTACGATGAGGAAAAATTCCAGCATGCCTTTCTGTGGTTTCTGTACAGTCTGGACAGATTAACAGAATACGCGACCACTACTGAGGAAGAGTTGCTCCGTTACCTTAGTTCCTCAGTCTATCATTTTGGCAGCCTGTCTGTGGCAATCTACTTCAGCCAAGAGCTTCTAAATCTGG ATCCAAGTAATGATGAAGCCAGAGCTCAGCTGAACAGACTCCTTCACTTACAGAGCAACCCTGACATATTCACACTGAACACAGAGTCAAGTAACTATGAGACACTGTGCAGAGGAGAGGTTGACGAGAGA ATCTCTGAGAGGCAGAGGGCGCTGTCCTGTAGGTACAGCACAGGTGGAGGAAACCCCAGACTGATGTACGCACCAGTGAAAGAGGAAGTGGAGTGGGACGAGCCTCAAATCATCAGATACCATGACATTATatcagacagagagatagaatTCCTGAAGAATATCTCCAGACCTCAA CTTTCTAGGTCCGAGATTTATGTGTCTGGAAACAACAAACTCTCAAAACTGCGTGTTTCTCAAag tgtttttctaGGCGAAAGCCCTGAGGAAGCTCGTGTCAGTCAGAAGATTGCAGATGCTACAGGACTCTCCATGGAATCGGCTGAAACACTGCTT GTTCAGAATTATGGGATTGGTGGTGCATTTGAACAGCATATTGATGCATTG GAGACCGTGAATGACAGGATTGCTACATGCCTAATTTAT ATGAATGATGTGGAGATAGGGGGCGCCACTGTATTCCCAAAATTTGGTGTTGCAGTGCAGCCGAAAAAG GGTTCAGCCGTGTTTTGGTACAATCTCCTCAGAAATGGTGAAGTGAATTGGAATACGGAGCATGCTGGATGCCCTGTGTTAGTGGGCAACAAATGGG tGGCTAACAAATGGATCCATGAGATTGGACAGGAATTCAGGAGGCCCTGTTCTTTGTCAGACTGGGAGTGA
- the LOC125251196 gene encoding prolyl 4-hydroxylase subunit alpha-1-like isoform X2 translates to MAIKELTVFMLCFWIAYAGHEFFSSTDQIAQLYGKTKELLKVFSQCNDAENVETIKSVLPNLLFSYSDTENPEEAMRNPVAAYRLLRQMRNDLIYIVNQPDLYQCKKYQNESDTKLLEIPQLEDLDGAASGLIRLQEIYKLHPEDITKETSLNADEAYNVGLVAYDEEKFQHAFLWFLYSLDRLTEYATTTEEELLRYLSSSVYHFGSLSVAIYFSQELLNLDPSNDEARAQLNRLLHLQSNPDIFTLNTESSNYETLCRGEVDERISERQRALSCRYSTGGGNPRLMYAPVKEEVEWDEPQIIRYHDIISDREIEFLKNISRPQLSRSEIYVSGNNKLSKLRVSQSVFLGESPEEARVSQKIADATGLSMESAETLLVQNYGIGGAFEQHIDALMNDVEIGGATVFPKFGVAVQPKKGSAVFWYNLLRNGEVNWNTEHAGCPVLVGNKWVANKWIHEIGQEFRRPCSLSDWE, encoded by the exons ATGGCCATAAAGGAACTGACAgtgtttatgttgtgtttttggatTGCCTATGCTGGACATGAATTCTTCTCATCAACAG ATCAAATTGCACAGCTATATGGGAAGACGAAAGAGCTTCTGAAGGTCTTCAGTCAGTGCAATGATGCTGAGAATGTAGAGACAATAAAGAG TGTTCTTCCAAATCTTCTGTTTTCATACTCTGACACTGAGAACCCTGAGGAAGCCATGAGAAACCCTGTGGCCGCTTACAGACTCCTCAGACAAATGAGAAATGATTTGATATATATTGTAAATCAGCCGGATCTTTATCAGTGTAAAAAGTATCAGAATGAGTCGGACACAAAACTCCTAGAGATCCCACAGCTGGAGGACTTGGATGGTGCAGCTTCAGGACTGATCAGACTGCAAGAGATCTACAAACTCCACCCAGAAGACATCACAAAGG AAACGTCTCTAAATGCAGATGAAGCCTACAATGTAGGGTTGGTCGCTTACGATGAGGAAAAATTCCAGCATGCCTTTCTGTGGTTTCTGTACAGTCTGGACAGATTAACAGAATACGCGACCACTACTGAGGAAGAGTTGCTCCGTTACCTTAGTTCCTCAGTCTATCATTTTGGCAGCCTGTCTGTGGCAATCTACTTCAGCCAAGAGCTTCTAAATCTGG ATCCAAGTAATGATGAAGCCAGAGCTCAGCTGAACAGACTCCTTCACTTACAGAGCAACCCTGACATATTCACACTGAACACAGAGTCAAGTAACTATGAGACACTGTGCAGAGGAGAGGTTGACGAGAGA ATCTCTGAGAGGCAGAGGGCGCTGTCCTGTAGGTACAGCACAGGTGGAGGAAACCCCAGACTGATGTACGCACCAGTGAAAGAGGAAGTGGAGTGGGACGAGCCTCAAATCATCAGATACCATGACATTATatcagacagagagatagaatTCCTGAAGAATATCTCCAGACCTCAA CTTTCTAGGTCCGAGATTTATGTGTCTGGAAACAACAAACTCTCAAAACTGCGTGTTTCTCAAag tgtttttctaGGCGAAAGCCCTGAGGAAGCTCGTGTCAGTCAGAAGATTGCAGATGCTACAGGACTCTCCATGGAATCGGCTGAAACACTGCTT GTTCAGAATTATGGGATTGGTGGTGCATTTGAACAGCATATTGATGCATTG ATGAATGATGTGGAGATAGGGGGCGCCACTGTATTCCCAAAATTTGGTGTTGCAGTGCAGCCGAAAAAG GGTTCAGCCGTGTTTTGGTACAATCTCCTCAGAAATGGTGAAGTGAATTGGAATACGGAGCATGCTGGATGCCCTGTGTTAGTGGGCAACAAATGGG tGGCTAACAAATGGATCCATGAGATTGGACAGGAATTCAGGAGGCCCTGTTCTTTGTCAGACTGGGAGTGA